A stretch of the Perca fluviatilis chromosome 17, GENO_Pfluv_1.0, whole genome shotgun sequence genome encodes the following:
- the chsy3 gene encoding chondroitin sulfate synthase 3 has translation MAVKSRRPWSTVIVGVFLGFTASSWLFVPQVLESKRKKSPVCLYNSDASVGKGPAILGNTAGSKDRDSPLFSQEDGVFSTGNSSGDTGAPISRPTHFLYVGVMTAKKYVRSRAVAAYQTWASSIPGKVEFFSSAGTGTVLVPVPVPVVSLAGVDDSYPPQKKSFMMLKYIHDHYLDKYEWFMRADDDVYIRGEKLELFLRSLNSSKPLYLGQTGLGMAEELGRLALEPGENFCMGGPGMIFSREVLRRMVPHINTCLREMYTTHEDVEVGRCVRRFGGTQCVWSYEMQQLFYENYEHNKKGFIEELHSSKIHNAITLHPNKKPTYQYRLHSFMLSREISRLCYRSILLHRQGLMMSSLSDTEVQWEDQQLGSPPSYMRYKPNERHDVIEWDFLTGRHVYSAAENKIARQSLGNSLRTALEGIILQVMEMINENSKTRGRVIDFKEIQYGYYRVDPMHGAEYIIDLLLLYKKHKGRKITVPVRRHAYLQQSFSRPFFSETDELDVAELVAAINSESQSLSFLSNSLKFLSPFQVHESNRDMWEQSQRKVNILVPLSGRYDTFVRFMENFEKVCLIPKQNVKLSIVLVDNESSQIRGRHIQLVKDFYRKYPKADLSIIPMTGNFSRGLALELGSSQLRNDSLLFFCDVDLIFSGDALQRCRDNAVQGRQAYFPVVFSQYNPKIVYSEKAPRENKFVLTKKSGFWRDYGFGIACVFKSDLLKAGGFDTSILGWGLEDVDLFTKVINSGLKVLRSQEPGIVHIYHPVHCNTSLEQKQHKMCLGSRASTFASTMQLAELWLEKHIETGYNRTSS, from the exons ATGGCTGTGAAATCAAGGAGACCGTGGAGCACCGTGATTGTCGGCGTCTTTCTGGGCTTCACCGCGTCCTCTTGGCTATTCGTACCTCAGGTTCTGGAAAGTAAAAGGAAAAAATCTCCCGTGTGTTTGTACAACAGTGACGCCTCCGTCGGTAAAGGTCCTGCCATCCTCGGGAACACCGCGGGTTCCAAAGACCGGGACAGCCCGCTGTTCAGCCAGGAGGACGGGGTATTCAGTACGGGGAACAGTAGCGGAGATACCGGGGCACCCATAAGCAGACCAACGCATTTCCTCTATGTCGGCGTGATGACAGCGAAGAAATATGTGCGGTCTCGCGCCGTGGCTGCGTACCAGACCTGGGCGAGCTCCATACCCGGGAAGGTGGAGTTCTTCTCGAGCGCGGGGACTGGCACCGTCCTGGTACCCGTCCCCGTCCCGGTGGTGTCCCTGGCAGGTGTGGACGACTCGTACCCGCCACAGAAGAAGTCCTTCATGATGCTCAAGTACATCCACGACCACTACCTGGACAAGTACGAGTGGTTCATGCGGGCAGATGATGATGTTTATATAAGAG GTGAGAAGCTGGAGTTGTTCCTGCGCTCGCTGAATAGCAGCAAGCCTCTTTACCTGGGCCAGACAGGCCTGGGCATGGCCGAGGAGCTGGGCAGGCTGGCCCTGGAGCCCGGAGAGAACTTCTGCATGGGAGGCCCGGGGATGATTTTCAGTAGAGAGGTTCTACGCAGGATGGTCCCTCACATCAACACCTGTCTGAGGGAGATGTACACCACCCACGAGGATGTGGAAGTGGGCCGCTGTGTGCGACGCTTTGGAGGAACACAGTGTGTGTGGTCGTATGAG ATGCAGCAGCTCTTCTACGAGAACTATGAACACAACAAGAAGGGTTTCATTGAAGAACTTCACAGCAGCAAGATCCACAACGCCATTACGCTTCACCCCAACAAAAAGCCTACCTACCAGTACCGGCTTCACAGCTTCATGCTGAGCCGCGAGATCTCCAGGCTCTGTTACCGCAGTATCCTGCTCCACCGCCAAGGCCTGATGATGAGTTCCCTCAGCGATACAGAGGTACAGTGGGAGGACCAACAGCTGGGCTCCCCACCTTCCTACATGCGCTATAAGCCCAATGAGAGACATGATGTCATTGAATGGGATTTCCTGACTGGCCGCCATGTTTATTCTGCTGCTGAGAACAAGATTGCCCGGCAAAGCCTTGGGAACTCGCTTCGGACCGCACTAGAAGGCATTATACTCCAGGTCATGGAAATGATTAACGAGAATTCGAAAACGCGTGGCCGTGTCATTGACTTTAAAGAGATCCAGTATGGCTATTACAGGGTGGATCCAATGCATGGCGCGGAATACATCATAGACTTACTGCTTCTGTACAAGAAACATAAGGGACGCAAAATAACAGTGCCTGTGAGGCGCCACGCTTACCTTCAGCAGTCCTTTAGCCGACCCTTCTTTAGTGAAACCGACGAGTTAGATGTGGCTGAGCTCGTGGCTGCCATCAACTCTGAATCCCAATCCCTGTCTTTCCTGtccaactctctgaagttctTGTCACCTTTCCAGGTCCACGAATCAAACAGGGACATGTGGGAGCAAAGCCAGAGGAAGGTCAACATCCTTGTTCCATTATCTGGTCGCTATGACACCTTTGTCCGCTTCATGGAGAACTTTGAGAAAGTGTGTTTGATACCCAAACAAAACGTTAAGCTCTCCATTGTTCTGGTGGACAATGAGAGCAGTCAGATCAGAGGAAGACACATCCAGTTAGTCAAAGACTTCTACAGGAAGTATCCCAAAGCTGACCTGTCCATAATCCCCATGACGGGCAACTTTTCCCGAGGACTGGCTCTTGAACTGGGCTCCTCACAACTTCGTAATGACTCTCTACTCTTCTTCTGCGATGTCGATCTTATCTTTAGTGGTGATGCCTTGCAACGCTGCAGAGACAATGCTGTCCAAGGGAGACAAGCCTATTTCCCTGTTGTCTTTAGTCAGTACAACCCCAAGATAGTGTATTCGGAGAAGGCCCCGAGAGAAAACAAGTTTGTGCTGACCAAGAAAAGTGGTTTCTGGCGAGATTATGGATTTGGAATCGCCTGTGTTTTCAAGAGTGATTTACTCAAAGCTGGAGGTTTTGACACCTCGATCTTGGGCTGGGGACTGGAAGATGTGGACCTGTTCACAAAAGTGATTAATTCAGGTTTAAAAGTGTTACGCAGCCAAGAACCAGGGATTGTCCACATTTATCATCCCGTCCACTGCAACACAAGTCTGGAGCAGAAGCAACACAAGATGTGCCTTGG